The nucleotide window GTTTTAATACTGATATTTATACGAACACTGCTCTTGTTTATATGTATGGTGTTTGTCAACAACCTGATGATGCTCTCCAACTGTTTGATGAAATTCCTGAGCGAAATGTAGTTACGTGGAATGCATTGATCACGAGTTATACGCATAATAGGAAATTTAGAGAAGCAATTGATGTGTTCAGGGAAATGTTAGCTTCTGGGGCTAAGCCAGGTGAAGTCACTATGGTTGGAGTTTTATCAGCTTGTTCTCATTTGGGAGCTCTGAGCCAAGGGAAGTGGATTCATGATTACATTGTGAGGAATCGGTTGAGAGTGAATGTCTTCGTTGGTACTGCGCTAATTGACATGTATGCTAAATGTGGAGATATTGATGAGGCGAAAAAGGTCTTTGAAACTATgggttttaaaaatatttattcatGGAATGTATTGATTTCGGCATATGCCATGAATGGACAAGGCGAGGCTGCATTGCAGGCTTTCGATAGGATGGTTGTAGAAGACTTTAAGCCTGATGATGTTACCTTCTTGGGCGTTTTGTGCGCCTGCTGTCACCAAGGTTTTGTTGAGGAAGGTAGAAGGCGGTTCTCAAACATGATAAATCAGTTTGGCTTACAGCCGAAGATTGTGCATTATGGGTGTATGATTGATCTACTCGGACGTGGTGGATTCTTGGATGAAGCTTTAGAAATGATTCATTCTATGAGAATAAATCCAGACGCAGTAATATGGAGGGCGCTACTTGGTGCCTGTAGATTTCATGGAAGAGAAGAACTTGGTGAATTTGCTTTCCGTAAGCTAATGGAACTGGAACCAACAAATGGGGAAAACTACGTGTTAATATCAAATGTTTACATTCGAAAAAAGCAATGGGCTGAAGTTGGAGATGTTAGGGAATTGATGGACAGCGGCGGAATTAAAAAGATTCCTGGATGCAGTTCAATTGAAATTGAAAATGTAATGTATGAGTTTAAGGCCTCTGATCCTCTTAAAACAGGGCATGAGGAAATCCATAAGATGTTGAAAgacatgaaaaataagttgaaattAGCTGGTTATGTGGCTGAAACAGAGATCGCTCTGTATGATATTGATGAAGAGGACAAGGAGCATAATCTGATATACCACAGTGAAAAGCTTGCTCTTGCATATGGGCTGCTAAATTCATCTGAACCTACATTAAGGATAATGAAGAATTTGAGGATTTGTCAGGACTGCCACCAATTCTTTAAGCTTGCTTCAGCAATTTATAAAAGGACAATTGTTGTTAGAGATATAAAGCGCTTCCATCATTTCATTGGAGGTCTTTGCTCGTGCAAAGATTATTGGTGAATAGCTTGTGTATCGGTGTTGTTCTGTCTTCTGACAAGTTAGGAGGGGCAATTACTGCTTCAGAGAGTGGCAATTTTCACGCAggatgtatatttcaaatattaaTGTAATGGTCCGCTTTTCAGCCAAGGTAGTGTACTGGAGAGGTCTCAGAATCTGCCAGAGGACTTGGGTagttatttcttcttttgatggaAGGATAAGTGGGATATTTTACTTTGTTTCTGATACATCAAACAGCCTAGCGGATGATGCCAACTTTGTTGGGGACTGAGgcgtagtagtagtagtagttgttgttgttgttgttgttgttgttgttgttgtacaatGTACATTAGACAGCCTAGTATG belongs to Nicotiana tabacum cultivar K326 chromosome 6, ASM71507v2, whole genome shotgun sequence and includes:
- the LOC107776581 gene encoding pentatricopeptide repeat-containing protein At2g02980, chloroplastic-like translates to MKASLKILTPFSSTYGFRAYTISASVDFPMRTVLQEMPAQSHTNQKIACDKTIDQFSLMNLIDSSFSSNGFAPTALLFHEFSRFVDCNFCNTLIRRYTDSKKHSHSVFVYTQMRKLNILPDFSTFPSVLKSVAQLCYGEVGKSIHCNAIQLGFNTDIYTNTALVYMYGVCQQPDDALQLFDEIPERNVVTWNALITSYTHNRKFREAIDVFREMLASGAKPGEVTMVGVLSACSHLGALSQGKWIHDYIVRNRLRVNVFVGTALIDMYAKCGDIDEAKKVFETMGFKNIYSWNVLISAYAMNGQGEAALQAFDRMVVEDFKPDDVTFLGVLCACCHQGFVEEGRRRFSNMINQFGLQPKIVHYGCMIDLLGRGGFLDEALEMIHSMRINPDAVIWRALLGACRFHGREELGEFAFRKLMELEPTNGENYVLISNVYIRKKQWAEVGDVRELMDSGGIKKIPGCSSIEIENVMYEFKASDPLKTGHEEIHKMLKDMKNKLKLAGYVAETEIALYDIDEEDKEHNLIYHSEKLALAYGLLNSSEPTLRIMKNLRICQDCHQFFKLASAIYKRTIVVRDIKRFHHFIGGLCSCKDYW